In Myxocyprinus asiaticus isolate MX2 ecotype Aquarium Trade chromosome 3, UBuf_Myxa_2, whole genome shotgun sequence, the following proteins share a genomic window:
- the LOC127428292 gene encoding coiled-coil domain-containing protein 125-like isoform X2, with the protein MQGCRELGEDSPPQCSTEDDMTEGDLGDGMGARSSGHHDKSHVPQTKSREKFLDFLSQSRPLKRGSEESSSEDTREELQRRLQDVTEEVELLRTELEVTHRHLEGKHEALRILQGQAILDKATSHTKILLQKSEERTKALEKEVNALQWEITFNQVQFKNVENTWSLKYERVLAENEALKKALEERMREHRVTRAENASLSQKCMELLSMLSGKERRDFQRTQPPCSLGTDGSALELAVYGACQCNSNGGEPCSCARSAAASRKQVLQLKQELEQQQKRKEEAYVMMDAFRIAFEQQLRRVSENMLQHAETDRHQAHNQRHERGSLSDRLKRILPAAREGKIPTESKETLHMLLDLLNDKEEALAHQRKVSYMLARNTEDLEKRLQMQLEELGLSHKDTDTNTNKEASEKK; encoded by the exons ATGCAGGGCTGCAGGGAGCTGGGTGAGGATTCACCCCCTCAATGCTCCACAGAAGATGACATGACAGAGGGGGACCTGGGTGATGGCATGGGGGCCAGGTCCTCAGGACATCATGACAAAAGCCATGTCCCACAGACCAAGAGCAGGGAGAAATTTTTGGACTTCCTGTCCCAGTCAAGGCCACTGAAAAGGGGCAGTGAGG AAAGCTCATCTGAGGACACAAGGGAAGAGCTGCAAAGAAGACTACAGGATGTCACAGAG GAAGTGGAGCTGTTACGCACTGAATTGGAGGTCACTCATCGCCACCTAGAGGGGAAACATGAGGCTCTTAGGATCTTGCAAGGACAG GCAATCTTGGACAAAGCAACCAGTCACACTAAAATCTTGCTTCAGAAGAGCGAGGAAAGGACTAAGGCCCTAGAAAAG GAGGTTAATGCTTTGCAGTGGGAGATAACCTTCAATCAGGTGCAGTTTAAGAATGTGGAGAACACGTGGAGTTTAAAATATGAGAG GGTGTTAGCAGAAAATGAAGCCCTAAAGAAAGCACTAGAGGAGAGGATGAGAGAGCATCGCGTGACAAGGGCAGAGAATGCAT CTCTGAGCCAAAAATGTATGGAGCTCCTGTCCATGCTTAGTGGTAAGGAAAGGAGGGACTTTCAGAGGACCCAGCCTCCCTGCAGCCTGGGAACAGACGGTTCAGCTCTGGAG TTGGCTGTGTATGGGGCTTGCCAGTGTAACTCCAATGGGGGCGAGCCATGCTCTTGTGCTAGAAGTGCTGCTGCAAGTCGTAAACAAGTTCTTCAACTCAAGCAAGAG CTGGAACAGCAGCAAAAGAGGAAAGAGGAGGCTTATGTGATGATGGATGCTTTCCGCATTGCTTTTGAGCAGCAGCTAAGGAGAGTCAGTGAGAACATGCTTCAACATGCTGAGACTGATAGACACCAGGCGCATAACCAAAGACACGAGCGAG GGTCGCTCAGTGACAGACTGAAAAGAATTCTGCCTGCTGCAAGGGAAGGCAAGATACCAACCGAATCCAAAGAAACACTACACATGCTGCTTGATCTG TTAAATGACAAAGAGGAGGCCTTGGCACATCAGAGGAAGGTAAGCTATATGCTGGCCCGAAACACTGAAGACTTAGAAAAACGTCTACAGATGCAGTTAGAGGAGCTGGGCCTCTCACACAAAGACAcggacacaaacacaaacaaagaagctTCTGAAAAAAAGTGA
- the LOC127428292 gene encoding coiled-coil domain-containing protein 125-like isoform X1 — MQGCRELGEDSPPQCSTEDDMTEGDLGDGMGARSSGHHDKSHVPQTKSREKFLDFLSQSRPLKRGSEGSNAPFSWTPCRAMYNVFREEMEAERVTQWQKRQSESSSEDTREELQRRLQDVTEEVELLRTELEVTHRHLEGKHEALRILQGQAILDKATSHTKILLQKSEERTKALEKEVNALQWEITFNQVQFKNVENTWSLKYERVLAENEALKKALEERMREHRVTRAENASLSQKCMELLSMLSGKERRDFQRTQPPCSLGTDGSALELAVYGACQCNSNGGEPCSCARSAAASRKQVLQLKQELEQQQKRKEEAYVMMDAFRIAFEQQLRRVSENMLQHAETDRHQAHNQRHERGSLSDRLKRILPAAREGKIPTESKETLHMLLDLLNDKEEALAHQRKVSYMLARNTEDLEKRLQMQLEELGLSHKDTDTNTNKEASEKK; from the exons ATGCAGGGCTGCAGGGAGCTGGGTGAGGATTCACCCCCTCAATGCTCCACAGAAGATGACATGACAGAGGGGGACCTGGGTGATGGCATGGGGGCCAGGTCCTCAGGACATCATGACAAAAGCCATGTCCCACAGACCAAGAGCAGGGAGAAATTTTTGGACTTCCTGTCCCAGTCAAGGCCACTGAAAAGGGGCAGTGAGGGTAGCAATGCACCCTTCTCTTGGACACCATGCAGAGCTATGTACAATGTTTTTAGGGAAGAAATGGAAGCCGAACGGGTTACACAATGGCAGAAAAGGCAGTCAG AAAGCTCATCTGAGGACACAAGGGAAGAGCTGCAAAGAAGACTACAGGATGTCACAGAG GAAGTGGAGCTGTTACGCACTGAATTGGAGGTCACTCATCGCCACCTAGAGGGGAAACATGAGGCTCTTAGGATCTTGCAAGGACAG GCAATCTTGGACAAAGCAACCAGTCACACTAAAATCTTGCTTCAGAAGAGCGAGGAAAGGACTAAGGCCCTAGAAAAG GAGGTTAATGCTTTGCAGTGGGAGATAACCTTCAATCAGGTGCAGTTTAAGAATGTGGAGAACACGTGGAGTTTAAAATATGAGAG GGTGTTAGCAGAAAATGAAGCCCTAAAGAAAGCACTAGAGGAGAGGATGAGAGAGCATCGCGTGACAAGGGCAGAGAATGCAT CTCTGAGCCAAAAATGTATGGAGCTCCTGTCCATGCTTAGTGGTAAGGAAAGGAGGGACTTTCAGAGGACCCAGCCTCCCTGCAGCCTGGGAACAGACGGTTCAGCTCTGGAG TTGGCTGTGTATGGGGCTTGCCAGTGTAACTCCAATGGGGGCGAGCCATGCTCTTGTGCTAGAAGTGCTGCTGCAAGTCGTAAACAAGTTCTTCAACTCAAGCAAGAG CTGGAACAGCAGCAAAAGAGGAAAGAGGAGGCTTATGTGATGATGGATGCTTTCCGCATTGCTTTTGAGCAGCAGCTAAGGAGAGTCAGTGAGAACATGCTTCAACATGCTGAGACTGATAGACACCAGGCGCATAACCAAAGACACGAGCGAG GGTCGCTCAGTGACAGACTGAAAAGAATTCTGCCTGCTGCAAGGGAAGGCAAGATACCAACCGAATCCAAAGAAACACTACACATGCTGCTTGATCTG TTAAATGACAAAGAGGAGGCCTTGGCACATCAGAGGAAGGTAAGCTATATGCTGGCCCGAAACACTGAAGACTTAGAAAAACGTCTACAGATGCAGTTAGAGGAGCTGGGCCTCTCACACAAAGACAcggacacaaacacaaacaaagaagctTCTGAAAAAAAGTGA
- the LOC127428285 gene encoding ankyrin repeat domain-containing protein 34B-like, whose translation MEDSTEVRTDGNSLLKAVYLCRLRLTRLLLEGGAYINESNERGETPLMVACKSHHADAQSVPKPKIIRYLLENNADPNIQDKSGKTALMHACIDRAGEEVLSLLLSSGADPSLEDHTGSSALVYAVNAGDKESLRVLLDACKAKGKEVIIITTDKLPSGRQMTKQYLNIPPPPNLEDRLHCARASCMSPPEIKICTPHILPPTNIQSESLGSTSALSISKPGSPTQDSSPLHAASVAKLLHLQRLHSEPWLKIPPSVLLQQSKSSSLTEELLDITPEEELSFGYNGCPPLRRAMVARHQSIDVKDSTGLLKGLEKAAKSEREIIKDKKWLNRKMSYDGELLPHSSSQQNLKQASVSDTAPVDRDSDCLPNLTVSSLCNVVRRRNIGMDHYSSDSQLPQFGSQPSEDHGKAGGGTGGMEKRKLVTSRSSTLSGSRESLESLVQRRTPAMLERRGSGALLLDHIAQTRPGYLPPLNPHAPIPDIKVNTSISLNSGSKLVAGTSPIVPGSRHFVPCAPSNPRDHKKTLLRRHSMQTEQIKQLVNFEEIFGQ comes from the exons ATGGAGGACTCAACAGAGGTGCGGACAGACGGAAACTCCTTGCTTAAAGCTGTATATCTGTGCCGCCTGAGGCTGACACGCCTGCTTCTGGAAGGCGGAGCATACATTAATGAGAGCAATGAGAGGGGAGAAACACCACTAATGGTGGCCTGCAAGAGCCACCATGCCGATGCTCAGAGTGTGCCAAAACCCAAGATCATCAG GTATCTTTTGGAAAATAATGCAGACCCCAACATTCAGGACAAGTCTGGTAAGACAGCCCTAATGCATGCCTGCATAGACAGGGCAGGGGAAGAAGTCCTGTCCCTTCTGCTCTCCAGTGGAGCAGACCCTAGTTTGGAGGACCACACTGGATCCTCTGCTCTGGTCTACGCAGTTAATGCTGGAGATAAGGAATCACTGAGAGTACTACTGGACGCCTGCAAGGCCAAAGGCAAGGAAGTCATCATCATTACAACAGATAAACTACCCTCTGGAAGGCAAATGACCAAACAGTATCTGAACATACCTCCTCCTCCAAATCTTGAGGACCGGTTGCACTGTGCCCGTGCATCATGTATGTCCCCGCCTGAAATTAAAATCTGTACCCCTCATATTTTGCCACCAACCAACATCCAGTCTGAGAGTCTGGGCTCCACTTCAGCACTGTCCATATCTAAGCCAGGATCACCAACTCAAGATTCAAGCCCTTTGCACGCAGCTAGTGTTGCCAAGTTGCTGCATCTACAGAGGCTTCACTCAGAGCCCTGGTTGAAGATCCCTCCATCTGTGCTCCTACAGCAAAGTAAGTCCTCATCCCTGACAGAGGAGCTTCTGGATATCACCCCCGAAGAAGAGCTCTCTTTTGGGTACAATGGTTGTCCACCTCTGCGGAGAGCAATGGTTGCTAGGCATCAAAGCATTGATGTCAAAGACTCTACCGGTCTGCTTAAAGGCTTAGAGAAAGCTGCTAAAAGTGAAAGAGAAATAATAAAAGACAAGAAATGGCTTAATAGAAAAATGTCCTATGATGGTGAGTTACTACCACACTCTTCCTCACAGCAGAACCTCAAGCAGGCATCTGTCTCGGACACTGCCCCTGTGGACAGAGACTCAGACTGTCTCCCCAATTTGACAGTTTCAAGCCTCTGCAACGTGGTCCGTCGCCGCAACATTGGAATGGACCACTACAGCTCCGACTCTCAGTTGCCTCAATTTGGGAGCCAACCCTCTGAAGACCATGGCAAGGCTGGAGGAGGAACTGGGGGGATGGAGAAACGCAAGCTTGTCACCAGCCGTTCCTCCACACTATCTGGATCCAGAGAGTCTTTGGAGAGTCTTGTCCAGAGGAGGACTCCTGCAATGCTGGAGCGGAGGGGATCCGGAGCACTTCTCCTGGACCATATCGCACAAACCCGGCCTGGTTATCTACCACCTCTCAATCCACATGCACCCATACCAGATATCAAAGTCAATACCAGTATCAGCCTCAATAGTGGAAGTAAACTTGTGGCAGGAACTTCACCAATTGTTCCAGGATCGAGGCATTTTGTGCCCTGTGCCCCAAGCAATCCTAGAGATCACAAGAAGACTTTGCTAAGACGACACTCCATGCAAACTGAGCAGATCAAGCAGCTGGTCAATTTTGAGGAGATCTTTGGACAGTAA